The genomic window TTAGACCAAGGTTTCACGATCTCTGCCTTGGGCTGTACGCTCTGCAATTCTGTCACCTCGTATTCCTAGATTTTGAGATGTGTGAGAGCATTTTAGCACTTCCAAATCCTAGGGCTCATTTGTCTGGCCAGGTGTATCGTAACTGTAAAAATTTTACTGATACATTTCTGCGCTTTTTGCCTTAGGTAATTCTTATTCTAGTCTAAATCCAAATTTATGTTGTAATTTTAATGTCCGACAATCGGTTTTATTggtctgtcatttttattatgtcAGACCCCCAGGATTCAAAAAGGCTCCAATCCGCTCGGATTGAGCTCGGAAGATTTTGTACCTGGTAAAAagtcttttaaaatgacactgcGAAGTCTGCATGATAAAACAGGGCATTTCAGTTATGCTGCCTGCCATCTGTACCTTTGCATAGACAGTTCACGCTGTTTTACTGTatcactggcaaaaaaaaagtgtggcaTAAGCAATCATCTTCAGCAGGGCTTGACTGGTCATTCCTGCCCAGGCTCGAAAAGAGGCTGAGTAGTCCTATCAGAGAAGaccaaaagaaaatgtatttgcaacCACCACGAGATACAAATTAAACGGGTGCGTTTTCAGTACGCATCAGAAGGTTGACTGTGGCTCTGCTGGCTCGATAACTGTGGGGAGCACATTCCCCCACTAGGGGGCAGAGTGGAAAAATGTTGTGACCAAGGAGTTCAGAAGTGTTTTTATGTATAGTCCAAAATAATCTACTTGAGTGTAGAGTAATCATATTCAAAAACTTTGGAAGCATTGTATTCATATGGATTCTGATCTGACTGTATTAGTTCATGAATAATGCAAATGGAGGTTTCTGACATCTTCGCCATAATCACTTACTGTCCATTATAATTCAGCATTTAGCATATGGTCTTAGCCAGAGTGGTTTTCACTGATTACATTTTCTAGAAACAATCCAGCTGCATATCTTTACTGAAGCGATTCAGATGAATTGCAAATTTGCAACGGCAGTCACAGCTGGGAATTGgacccacaacctttgagttataGTCCTAATTTCCTGACCAttatatgatgatgatgaagatgaaaatgataatcatcatcataattataatcatcgactaaaaaaagaaaagtaggCATACAACTATTATTGTGCAgatattaaaatgttatatgTCTTTAACcatttaggctactgtatgttttattaCGTAATTGAGGCAATCTTATTTTGTAATCTACTTGAATAAAAGTtatgaaatgttaaattaaattaaaattgtaataGTTGaaattatgtaggctactcattAATGTCATGTTAAATTAACCTCCGTGTTGCGAATGACTCcgtggcagccatttttcctATCTGCAATTGTGAGTAGTTCATATAGCCTTTGATTGGATCTAACTGCTTTACATTTTTCTGCTGGACTTGGGGCCATCAAAAAGCAAGGTCGTGTCCAGATGCCCTTCCAGCTAACGGGTTATCACGCATCTTTCTCATAGTGTCACATTCTGTTGCACCTAGGAATGCTAGTGTGACGCGTACGGTGTTAGAGCTATCCAACCTCGCTGATAGCCACCTCTCCCCTATTCTCCTTTTAATTTGAATCTGCGTAACCCGGAACAAGCAGAAAAGTAACTTGTagctaacaaaaaaacagtgcGTTTCTGAGTGCCGacaatgtgcaaaaaaatgcaACGTTAAATTTAACTTTAGAAAAGCTGCAAAGACGTTATTTTATATGCATCATAGATTCGTCACATGTGTCGGCTCTATTTCGAAATATCCTAATAGCTATGTGCTCGCAACCCATTGGCGACCATATTTGGTAGTTTTATGGTAAAACGTTACCGTCTTTTCTCTTTGCATGTTTGATCTAAACTGGGCTCGAACTGCCGTTACCACATGGCAAAAGGTCGCTTCCCCTAACGAAAAGTAGcatacacagaaatacagaagTACTTGGTGCTTGTTATAGCGACCAAAttcttgtttaaaatatttagttaAATTAAATTCTAAATTACAATGCTGACGTTACGTTAGTCATGCAGGTTGCTCAGACCTCTCTCTAAAATATTGACATGAAATGCGCTGCAGtttaattcaaaagaaaaacgCGGCCTTCAACTGAAATTGAGGCTGCAGACGCAAATGTACGGGTAAATTTAGATCGCTTTCGTTTTATTGGCTATATTTTGTCTCCGCTGTAGTTCTCATTTTTGGCGTAACAACTGAGGCTACAATTCGGACGATATTCATCACTTACTGTTCTATTGCTGCCATATGCCACGTTGAACAGGGATTGTTCACTGGTTCAATTCTGACATCAGAATAAGCGTGCTTGACAAGCAGCCTTTGCATGTAGACCATTAAGAATGTAGCAGTGATTAGATTTCTGTGATGGTCGAAGTCGACACTACTGGCTGAAACAAGCAGCTTTCTGTTCGTAATACCGCATTTGATTTTCCGTCGCCGGAAGCACATCCGATCTGCCTCTTCCATGTCAGCGAGAGCTCCGGGATAATCCAGCAAATCCGAACTGCTCTATCATTTCAGAAACGGCTCCGATTGTGCATGTGGGGTGTAGCATTGCGCCAAGTGTGTGGTGCTATCCATCGCAACCTTAATTCAAATTGGCATTATTGATCCAGGCTGCATTCATGCAGGTTACAGGGTATCATTGATTCCAGAGCTCATGTTGAAGCGTACACAGTAACATCATCAGTGGTATTTTTACTCTAACAGTGATTATTTGAGACACTGGGTCGCCGGTGCTCTAGGTACTCAGAGGGAATTGGTTGTGTGGAGGTCTATGCCCAATTGACACATAATATGAGGTAAATTCTCCGTTTTATTGGGAGTAATAATGACTGCTATACCAGAGATCATCAGTCCTGTTGCCATGGATACAGTTCTCAGTTGATACTATGGGCAccgaaatttaaaaaaaaataaaaaaacagagcatCCATTGCTGAACAGAAGACTAAAGTGGGCAGCTAATACACCATTAGGTCGATTAGGATCCTATTGGCATCAAACAACATCTGTTCCAAGATGGAGGACTTCATCGACAACATCTTGGAGGTCTGGTGTTTTAAAGGGGATATTCCGCTAATTACCCTGGCTCAATCAACTAACTGCCTTTGTACATCTAAGGCAGTTTGTCAAGGAATGTAGCAATACTTTCAGATTACGTAAATGGCTGTGTTCATTAAACGATTAAGAATAGAAATTGGCATTACAGATACGATACACATAGTAATATGCTTTGAATAGGCCAAAATACatttgctaaattaatgtaatgcgTAGCATGATGTCATGGACGTCCTTGGCCAGTAGGCCTACCAATCAATACCTTTCCGTTGAAGATAAATCAACAGCATGTAGCTACTCATTCTTTGGtgttcacacaaaaaacaaagtgcCATCGAACAGTGATTTTCTGTAATGGGAGCGGGGTATTTGGTTTGTTCTGTGAGCCTCGCATTCTCAtcaatcatctttttttttactgaaataaaataaaacgcatGCACATAATTGAATTGGTGTTGGCTAAATTACCCAAGTAAGTCTGTTTAAAACCCGACTACGTTCAGAAACGGTGATTAAAAAATTGTCAACAGCCGCGTGGGGAGTCGATGGTGTTTCGGTGTGAGGTCCGCTGATTAGTAAgggtgctgtccatggttctgagGTTTTATCGCAGTGAGTGAGTGGTACTGAACGGATAGCGGTTGTACGTCATTACGTTACATGCCATGTCACGTCATGTCCGGGTTGATGCGGTTGAAGGCTTTTTCATAGTAATTATACTTATAaacaattatatatttgaaaaacacaaaaatgggCAAAACATGGCAAAACATTCAATTGCTGAAAAACATTACCAATAGACTCCATGTATGTGTAGCTCCATATAAGTGGTCAATAATGATGCAACCATTAGGCTAATTGAGTCAACTGGAGCaacacattttgttaaaatattctCGGGAGTTCTGCGCGATTGTTGGGAAGACATAGGAAACATTTTACTAGCATTGAATAGAGCATGATTGCTGATTAAAATTTCCTGTATTATACAACTGTTTCTTAAGTCTATTGGTTGTACATTTATTGGTGCCATCATTAAGATTCATCAGGCATGCATCGAATTTGAAATACATCAGAGATGTTGACATATCTCAGAACAGTGGGGAAACTCAGTGGCATTGCCactgtactgtttgtgtgtcaTGGCCGTGCTCTTCAACAGGCTTTTAAATGTTACTGTACTGAACATGGCGTCATTTCTGCCAAGATGTTCTCAGAGGGTGAAGAAAACAGGAGATGAAACAGGTGTTTAGGAGAAGGAATCAGGGGAATATTAAGTAAACACTTCGAAATATAGATGCAGTACAGTAAAATGAGTCATGACATAGCTGTGTGATTGGACCTGCTGCCTCTCCTGTTGTGTGAAATTGCTCTGTTATTTTCCTTACCATGATCTGTGAGACTCTCCCAGCTGTGCCTTCCATTTCGGCTCTTTCCTCCTGCATTATCCctgctggtttcctttcaagTGCAGGACTGAGAGGTCGAGAAGTGTGCTGGAGACATTAACCCTCGCCAGCCATGGCCCGCGAGAGCAGCGCTAAACTGCCGGCCCGTCTATAGCGTGAAAACAGGCTGTGCTTTCACAGCTGATCTATGCCGTCCCGCTCAAGGGACTAGCGTACGGGAGCTCGAAAGGGCCAGCGGGTGCTGCCGGGATACGATTCCTGTGTGGGTTTAGAAGGTGTTCTTCAGCCGTATAACTGGCTGAATaattcaccctctctctccaccttgGCTTATGTGTGGCGAATGCTCTGTGgtggaaaaactaaaaaaggcTACACAGTGCTGCACCAGCCAGCTGGTGGGAGATGAGCTcattggtggtggctgaggtgagtttTCCTCTTTAGAGCACGGTGAGATCATGGCAGTCAAGGGCGTGGATCTCATTTTTGGAACCAAGACCTGTCCTGAATCCAGCAAGAGGCttgggaagaagagagagaagggtccCTGTTCCAGCTGTAATAACTCCTGTGCAAGGCCACATATGGATACTCTCTTCCACCTGATCGTGTCTGTAAGCAAGTTCCCCCTGCCACTGTTGCCCTTCCAATGATTCACCATGTGCTGTGTTGCATTTCCACATTCTCGCCACCAGAGGCTGTCCTTTCTCTATTTCTGCTTATGGTACTATGACGttctaaataaaacaatgtttaataAATGGGAAGTTGAGAAAGAGACTTATTATAACCCAAGAAAAATGTGATGGAAGTTAGTATAGTTacaatttttttcctgttaacaGAGGGCGTACTAATGCCAAgttcatcttttttcttttcctttgccTTTTAGTGAAAGATTTAATCAATGGCCGGATATCAAAGCCTATGATGTTCTCAACAtcttacaaaaaatgttttcatgcacaaccattACAGTACTAATGAAAAAATGGAAGTTTCCTTTAgctgttttattgtgttgttcATCACTGTAATACGTTGGTCTCATCACGTGTTACTCATCTGCTTCACCTCATTTCAAAAGgcaataagagaaaaaaaacagacttgaaTTGTTAACAActctttattcagaaaatattaagTTTGCCAGAAGTATTCAGTTCACTCATTCAGTTACTCGTTTACAGTCCCATTTTCATAAAGAGCTCAAATGTGTCCACTGaattcaatattatttttcataacatGCCAGCTGGTCTGTTATTGGTGGCCTGTTCATTCATTTACTCCAGACTTCACTCCATTACATTGTTagtgcaaaatacaaaattccAGTTAtgcttattaaaaaatatttctgctctTTCTGGGAAGATCACCCATTTTTAATTGCTGCCTGCACCCCACCAACGCTCAACAAGCCAAACCAATGAACTTGTTTAATAACATATTCAGGCTAAAGGGTAATAGTAATTACACTGCATACAAATCCCAGAGAGATTCAGGTCAATGCACATCGGTCATGTTGGTAGTTTTCCATGAATGAGAGCACACAGTGATGCtcaacaaatataaacaatatgtaTGATGCTCAGAAATTAGCGTAGTATTGAttacgtttttttgttttttattctattCCACGGAGTGGAGATTAAAACATTGCTTAGAATCAGCCGAGAGCAGCAGAAGCTTTGAAAGGTAAGACTGAATGAGTTTGAATGGTGTTACTGTTCTTATAACCTGGTCACTCAGttggataaataaaattatatattcaaAGACAATATCAAAGTAacacactgttttattttgtgcgGACATACTGTATCTAACGCGTAAAACTACTGTTGAGTTATAGCAGTAAAATGAAGTGGCAGGAACTGGACTCAGAAGGCTGCGGGTTTAAGCAAGGCCCTAAGCCTTAACTGTCTGTGGAAAGCATCCTGCTAACCTTTAACGTGAGGCCTAAACATGTattgtggagctcactgtgaGTTTTGGCTTTGactaatgaaaatgtttgttaatGTTTTCTCAGTTGCAGaacataaaattgtttttgtaaatttacCCTCTGTTGCCAGTTTAATGTTCTGAATTAAAAGTCAAACTGTCCTGAATTTGCAAACCCCCTGTCGAGTTTACCCAGCCTTCGCCGCCCGTGCTTGGTTACACTACTGAAATGCAGCTCTGACCTGCCTGTCACTCAGAGGCTGAGTTGGACGGAAGTTGTCTCCCAGAATTCCATCGCTGCCATctgcaggctccgcccctttgACATGTGACCTCAGCCTTCGGAATTCCTCAATCTGGCAGGGTCAGGGTGGAAAATAGAGAAATCCTTGTTCACGCTCATCAATGGACTGACTTGCAGGGGAGTTTTCATGAATCCCACGATGGGCAGAACTacaatgagctgtcaatcactgacttgtttgaaccaataaaaagtttagtttttctgctttttacCGCAAAACACATTTGGTTCAGATCAGTGAGTGAACTGATAGCATATGTTGTTCTCTCATGTTTGGTTTCATCGTGAAACCATATTCTACCATAACCAGGACCACTACCCACCCAAATATAAGCTGGTGTACactaaaatttatttattaggtcaatatactgtacaatgtTCTCTTTGCTTAAATTTGaatgcagaaatgaaataagaccactgaataaacacacacatatatacaagcATGCACTAAACAAAGCATTAAGGATTGTAAAAAGTGGCTTTTGAAATAACAAGGTCATAAACTTATCAATGTAAAACAGGCGGAATGGAAATCACAGCAATACATTGTTTCCTATCCTGGCTGCAGGGAGCGATTTTTACAGCTTCACTATGGGatgagagccaaaatggcggatATGGCTGGGACAGGAGGATGGATGAGACCACCAGCAGATCACATGGTTCACGTGCCTTTCATTGCCACTCAGATATCACTGCGGCCCCACAGTAAAACTTCAATGAGGACAGATTTTCACACTGAAACCTCAACAGCAGCCAGGGACGTATGATAGCCTGCTGACAGCTGTGTCAACAGTAATAAACCTCTGAGCCACTCTCCCAGCAACCTGCACCCACCAATGATTTTCCAATAAAACCATTTTAGGGCCTTTTTACGAAGCTACTCTCAAAATGTccataaaaacatacagtagcTATGAATTAATTAAGTGAAGAAGACAGAATAACATCAAAACACCgagaaacacacagaatacaatctatatctaaataaataagtgcATAAAATCCACCTCATCCACAcgtggcctctgattggtggcAGTTCTGTGGGGGCGGGGTAAGAGCTCATACCTGTATCTGTGAGATGGTTAGAGGGTAGCGGTACAGGATCCAGGTGACCTTCTcactgcagggaggggtggtGAGTGACCCCTCGTACACCCAGTAATCACGCAGCAGGGGGTCTGAGAGCAGAAATACAGGATGTGGTTAATAGGGCGGGGTGGGGTTGGGCGGAGTTgggcaggaaggggaggggcttgggtCCCAATAAAGGAAGGTCCATTGTGCCCACTTAGGACTCATTGAAACAAAGCTCTTCCATCTTATACCACCTAATCTTTGTGGCATGTGCAAGGCTGATCACGAATAAACCTGGTTACAAACATACGGAGGCAGTATCTTTATGGGGAAAATGGCATACATTTGTTGCCGAATAAAATTATGTTCAATTATACCTTTGGTGTTATGTAGAGTGCTTACCAGGTAGCAGAGTGTTGGGGTTAAAGCATGGTATGATTTTTGTCTTCCCCTGTTGATATTTTGGGGAggaaaaacagattaaaaatataattcagttttatttctttctttcttagaAAAATACCCAAACTGAGCAATATTCTGTTTAGAATTGTTAAATTCCACTGAATTAGTAAAATCTATGCCAACTTGAGCGAGTTGGTATCTATGAGAGAACAAGGCCTTGAGAGAATTTTGATTATAACCACCCTCTGGCATGACAGCAGATCCATCAAGTGTCCTTCAGCAACTGTTTTGCTACATTGGAAAAATCTAAAGCTGTTAACCAGTGTAGCATAAAGAAACTAATACTAGGAGGTAGTTCTGCATTAAGACTGTGTTGAGTGGCTCTCTAACTAttacaaaaataagtttttataggtttttattattgttatatttacTTATCATCATGTGGTTCTGTTTTGACAGTGGTGCTTTGGATATTGCTGTATAATGAATTGTGCTCTCTGAAATGAGGCATTGTCCTTTTTTCTGCCTGTTATAGGCAACGACCAATAGCACCCTATAATTAAGCAACAGCTAGTTCTACAGCCAACTTGTAAGTACACAGTCTTTGTAAAAgctaataaatgaatacaaataaaaagtgtaTATTGAAGTTAGTTCTATCAGGAACAGCTCAACTTATAATAGTGGAACTTCTGAactttaaaatcacaaaatataGTTATTTCCCAtgccacatttttgtttttgtaaaatattaagtGATAAATATTAACTGTCAGCAcagtctgttttttcccccagcttcAAAGCCAAAAGTATGCAATAAAATTATCCTGGTTGACTCTTAATGGAGCattaaagcttttatttttctggaaagaaaaaaatgagccaCTCAACAGTTTTATGTCACCAGCGGTTCAGATCTTTTTCTGCGTTTACCGATTGCCATGGAAAAACACTTATTTTCTAGCAATTAATCAGCTCTTTCCAGCGTGTTTGGCTGCGTTATCACTGAACTCAAACACCCAACACCGGTTTCGTGGTTAATGTGCCGCTTTTAAATCCATCTACGCTGCCATGATACGCCGCGCATGTTTGCCGTGAcaacacaaagaataaaatcaAGGCTCACCTTGTACTGTAGGTCCTGTAGCACCTCCGTCACTGCTTTCAAAGCCTGGTGTTCCTTTCCTATCTGCGAGAACAGCAGGAGGAGATGGATCGAATCAGAAATGccaatcaacaaaaaaaaaaacctcaaacgGAAAACCTGGATACAGTCAATGCTGGACATTAACTACTTCCAATTGATATGTGTCACCCTTCCTTCAGAAAAAAGTTTCTTAATTATGGAAATTAACTTTTCAAACTGTGTTGGTGGAgaataaagtacattttaatgcatttagaTTTGCGTGAAAGTTgaggataaatgttgattgaatccaggtctaATCTTGAACCTTTGTTCTGAACTTTAACAagcaaatagtttttgtttttgtgtacacATTGAGTGCTGAGTTTTGTATTCATTCCCACTTACTAGGCTACCCATAGTAATCCTTGGTAAGATTCATAACTCATAGTTCTGAATACACTCtgagtaaatgaaaacaaagcactATCCATCTTGAAAATCCATCTGGCACAGACAGGATTATCATGGCGTATTTCTATATTCAGCCATAAtgaagtttgtttttaatactgtaattatttttattgctatttttaaatctgatcaGCTGCTCCAAAATTAGGAAGTCCTTATACACACCAAAAAGATTTTAACACTATAATTTGGAGAGTGGAAGGTAAATGAGCAGGAATTAGTGAAAGCAAGCAGAGTTTCTTCTTAGGGAAATGAAATATACTTTGTGTATGAGTACTACAGTATTGTGTGTTATAGTATTCTTAAAGACATcggcctggattcaattaagATTTGTCTTCTGCTTTCACCTAAAAATAAACGCAAGTgtactgtgtttaaaaaagacTACCAATTACAGGTAAAATGGACTGTAATTTAAGGGCAAATGTGGATTAAACTGAGGCTGAATGCATGGAAGTAAGGAGAGATACCTGTACAAATAAGGCCACGATGAGGATGCCATTCCTCTTCCCTATGGCATCCTCAATGCTGCTATACAGAGTGCTGTTCCAGTGGATGAGATGGAGCTGGAAAAAGAGCAGTCTCATTTTGAACCGTGATGGAGCAGTGCAGCGCATTCATATTCCCAGTGCCACTCACCTGTCGTTAGTTCATTAACCGACTTGTGCAGTTAACAAAGAGTACAGGAATTCTGAGGATAAAGGCTTCATCAGTTTTCGGTGAGAACGGCCTTCCTATTGGAGGCCAAGCCCACCTGACCCCAGGAGGGCTGTCCTTCAAgaggccacacccactcccaATCATTTCATCATtggtgttatttatttgcttatctTTACTTGCAGCAActtatacagatttttttttttaattacatacgATCactttacacagctggatactcATGTGAAGCAGTTCAGCTTAAGCACCATGCTGAAGGACACGATGGCTGTGCTCCCTGAGATTCGaccctgcagcccaca from Anguilla anguilla isolate fAngAng1 chromosome 8, fAngAng1.pri, whole genome shotgun sequence includes these protein-coding regions:
- the LOC118233136 gene encoding carbonic anhydrase-related protein-like; amino-acid sequence: MADSVIEEPDFYPEKDSLLWGYQEGVEWGLLFPEANGQNQSPINLISREALYDPQLLEVRLTHNYVVCRDCEVINDGHTVRVMLKSKSVVTGGPLPSDHEYELHEVRFHWGKENQRGSEHTVNFKAFPMELHLIHWNSTLYSSIEDAIGKRNGILIVALFVQIGKEHQALKAVTEVLQDLQYKGKTKIIPCFNPNTLLPDPLLRDYWVYEGSLTTPPCSEKVTWILYRYPLTISQIQIEEFRRLRSHVKGAEPADGSDGILGDNFRPTQPLSDRQVRAAFQ